From a region of the Hymenobacter jejuensis genome:
- a CDS encoding putative oxidoreductase C-terminal domain-containing protein → MKTIRLALPFIFLTTLSCLGQTTNKPSAAVRLVTLDPGHFHAALVQKSMYPTVDPTVHVYAPAGPDVQLHLDRITAYNTRADNPTHWQEQVYTGPDFFQKMLAEKAGNVVVIAGNNQKKTEYIAESLKAGFNVLADKPMAINSQEFKTLESAFATARQRNLLLYDIMTERFEITTVLQKALSQLPQVFGTLEKGTPDNPAVVKESVHYFYKYVSGNVLTRPPWFMDVRQEGEGIVDVTTHLVDLVQWECFPEKALDYKKDIQVLSAKRWPTDMSLSQFKTITQLPAFPAYLKPDLANDSLLKVYSNGSIVYRLLGVHAKVSAIWAYKAPEGAGDTHYSMLRGTKANLVVRQGAAQHYQTALYVEPRTNNAAYEKTLREAVQPIQAKYPGVALKKSDKGWEVLIPDSYREGHESHFARVTQQFLEYLQQRNMPQWEVPNMLAKYYTTTKGLEMALQSPNK, encoded by the coding sequence ATGAAGACTATTCGCCTTGCCCTGCCCTTCATTTTTCTGACTACCCTCTCCTGCTTGGGGCAAACTACCAACAAACCGAGTGCCGCCGTGCGATTGGTAACGCTTGATCCGGGGCATTTTCATGCGGCGCTGGTGCAAAAGTCCATGTACCCAACCGTCGACCCGACGGTGCACGTGTATGCCCCGGCCGGCCCCGACGTGCAGCTGCATCTGGATAGGATTACGGCGTACAACACCCGCGCCGACAACCCCACGCACTGGCAAGAGCAGGTGTACACCGGCCCCGATTTCTTTCAGAAAATGCTGGCCGAGAAAGCGGGCAACGTGGTGGTTATTGCGGGCAACAATCAAAAGAAAACCGAGTACATCGCCGAGTCGCTAAAAGCTGGCTTTAACGTACTGGCCGACAAGCCGATGGCAATCAACAGCCAGGAGTTTAAAACGCTGGAAAGCGCCTTTGCGACCGCTCGCCAACGCAACTTGCTGCTCTACGACATCATGACGGAGCGGTTTGAGATCACCACTGTGCTGCAAAAGGCGCTTTCTCAGCTGCCGCAGGTGTTTGGCACCCTGGAAAAAGGCACGCCCGACAACCCGGCTGTCGTAAAGGAAAGCGTGCACTACTTTTATAAGTATGTGTCAGGCAACGTGTTAACGCGTCCGCCGTGGTTTATGGATGTCCGGCAGGAAGGCGAAGGCATTGTAGATGTGACCACGCACCTCGTGGACTTGGTACAGTGGGAATGCTTTCCGGAAAAGGCCTTGGATTATAAAAAAGATATCCAGGTTCTTTCGGCCAAGCGCTGGCCTACCGACATGAGCCTCAGTCAGTTCAAGACCATTACCCAACTCCCGGCCTTTCCGGCTTACTTAAAACCAGACCTGGCCAACGACAGCCTGCTGAAAGTATACAGCAACGGCTCGATTGTGTACCGGCTGTTGGGCGTGCACGCCAAGGTTTCGGCCATCTGGGCGTACAAAGCGCCCGAAGGAGCCGGCGACACGCATTATTCGATGCTGCGGGGCACCAAAGCCAATCTGGTGGTTCGGCAGGGCGCCGCGCAGCATTACCAAACGGCCCTGTACGTGGAGCCGCGCACAAACAATGCGGCGTACGAAAAGACCCTGCGGGAAGCAGTCCAGCCGATTCAGGCAAAATACCCCGGCGTGGCACTGAAAAAATCGGATAAAGGCTGGGAGGTGCTCATCCCCGATAGCTACCGCGAAGGCCACGAATCGCATTTTGCCCGCGTCACCCAGCAGTTTCTGGAGTATCTTCAGCAACGGAACATGCCCCAGTGGGAAGTGCCCAACATGCTGGCCAAATACTACACCACCACCAAAGGGCTGGAAATGGCTTTGCAAAGCCCCAACAAGTAA
- a CDS encoding cupin domain-containing protein — translation MKMTLLALGALVTAGFVQTDDLPSAVYSPTDQAVKKDGGRESRQLAKGSTLDLAELTIHTSTLGPGQMNHPLQGYNDAEELVIVKEGTLTATVKDSTKALGPGGLALIVAGDKQSFRNATKVPATYYVLKFKAKDPVDMQRGQAGGGSFLKDWSQFKMTKTDKGETRPVFDRPSSVFKRFDVHATVLNPGKASHPPHTHRAEEIILMTKGNGEMLIGDKSHKATTGDVILLRSNVPHAFTNTGSTPCGYFAIQWHSNAE, via the coding sequence ATGAAAATGACATTGCTGGCCCTTGGCGCCTTGGTTACTGCTGGTTTCGTGCAAACCGATGACTTGCCCTCGGCAGTGTATAGCCCTACTGATCAAGCGGTAAAGAAGGACGGCGGGCGCGAAAGCCGGCAACTGGCCAAAGGTAGCACGCTTGACTTGGCAGAGCTGACCATTCATACCTCCACGCTCGGGCCGGGGCAAATGAACCACCCGCTGCAAGGCTACAACGATGCGGAAGAGCTCGTGATCGTGAAGGAGGGCACCCTGACGGCAACCGTGAAAGACTCGACCAAGGCGCTGGGCCCCGGCGGCCTCGCGCTCATTGTGGCCGGCGACAAACAAAGCTTTCGCAATGCCACTAAGGTACCGGCAACGTATTACGTGCTGAAATTCAAGGCGAAAGACCCCGTGGACATGCAGCGTGGCCAGGCTGGAGGCGGCTCGTTTCTGAAAGACTGGAGCCAGTTTAAGATGACCAAAACCGACAAGGGCGAAACCCGCCCCGTGTTCGACCGGCCCTCGTCGGTGTTTAAACGGTTTGACGTGCACGCAACGGTACTCAACCCCGGCAAAGCCAGCCATCCACCGCACACGCACCGCGCCGAAGAAATTATTCTGATGACCAAAGGCAACGGCGAAATGCTGATCGGCGACAAATCACACAAAGCCACGACGGGGGACGTGATCTTGCTGCGGTCCAACGTGCCGCATGCCTTTACCAACACGGGCAGCACGCCATGCGGCTATTTTGCCATTCAGTGGCACAGCAACGCTGAGTAA
- the msrA gene encoding peptide-methionine (S)-S-oxide reductase MsrA: MASLAFVPLSPDNPTVSLKRSTANPAPKDLTGLAVATFAGGCFWSNEETFEEVRGVTVVVSGYAGGTVKNPSYEDVASQRTGHAESVQVYYNPKQVTYQQLLDVFFLGAHNPTELNRQGPDTGPEYRSVAFYRSPQEKQLIEATIKRIDASHHYDAPIVTQVAPYTQFWTAEDYHQGYYRLHPTQGYIDHVSRPKVEKFRKAFPNLLKPAEVL; this comes from the coding sequence TTGGCTTCGCTTGCCTTCGTGCCGCTGAGTCCCGATAATCCGACTGTAAGCTTGAAACGCTCCACGGCTAACCCTGCACCCAAAGACCTGACGGGCTTGGCGGTGGCTACTTTTGCCGGGGGCTGCTTCTGGAGCAATGAAGAAACATTCGAAGAAGTACGCGGCGTCACAGTCGTGGTGTCGGGCTATGCAGGCGGCACTGTCAAAAATCCGAGTTACGAAGATGTGGCTAGTCAGCGAACCGGCCACGCCGAATCGGTGCAGGTGTACTACAACCCCAAGCAGGTAACCTATCAGCAGTTGCTCGACGTGTTTTTCCTCGGTGCCCACAACCCCACCGAGCTCAACCGCCAAGGCCCCGATACCGGCCCCGAATACCGTTCGGTGGCGTTTTACCGCTCTCCGCAGGAAAAGCAGCTTATTGAAGCAACCATCAAGCGCATCGACGCTTCTCACCATTACGATGCGCCCATCGTAACGCAGGTGGCGCCCTACACGCAGTTTTGGACTGCCGAAGACTACCACCAAGGGTACTACCGCTTGCACCCTACGCAAGGCTACATCGACCATGTATCACGGCCGAAGGTTGAGAAATTCAGAAAGGCCTTTCCCAATCTGCTCAAGCCTGCCGAAGTGCTTTAG
- a CDS encoding molybdopterin-dependent oxidoreductase: MAYPESSQPAASGPALPESQPTTPVSDEAVERQAARRTRRAFLVGGVAALAGIVGWNWLLDAPQEDGLAAPLRRVLDANGRLATAYFRNTRLATEFPKSRAKPLRKNGTEGLKSALDAVAWRLQVQRYAPAGTTPRMQEFTLDEVKALPRVEMTTEFKCIEGWSTIVTWAGTRLSDFLAKYPLATRSGRPVDPNNPPTDLAPYVSLVTPDKEYYVGLEIESALHPQTLLCYEMNGTPLTPEHGAPLRLVTPLKYGIKHIKRIGTIAFLDQRPPDYWAVRGYDWHAGH, from the coding sequence ATGGCTTACCCCGAATCCTCCCAACCTGCCGCTTCCGGTCCGGCTTTGCCTGAGTCCCAACCGACAACCCCCGTTTCAGATGAAGCCGTGGAGCGCCAGGCTGCGCGCCGGACGCGCCGGGCTTTTCTGGTGGGCGGTGTGGCGGCTTTGGCGGGCATTGTAGGCTGGAACTGGCTGCTCGATGCGCCGCAGGAAGATGGCTTGGCGGCGCCGTTGCGCCGCGTGCTCGATGCCAACGGCCGTTTGGCCACGGCGTATTTTCGCAATACACGCCTCGCCACCGAGTTTCCGAAAAGCCGCGCCAAGCCCCTGCGAAAAAATGGCACCGAAGGCTTGAAATCGGCACTGGACGCGGTAGCTTGGCGCTTACAGGTCCAGCGCTACGCCCCGGCCGGCACCACGCCTCGCATGCAGGAATTTACCCTCGATGAGGTGAAAGCGCTGCCCCGCGTCGAGATGACTACCGAGTTTAAGTGCATCGAAGGGTGGAGCACCATCGTAACCTGGGCTGGCACGCGCCTCTCCGATTTTTTGGCGAAATACCCGCTGGCTACCCGTTCCGGCCGTCCCGTCGATCCCAACAATCCGCCCACCGATCTGGCGCCGTATGTAAGCTTGGTTACGCCCGATAAAGAATATTACGTGGGACTCGAAATTGAAAGTGCCCTGCATCCTCAAACCCTGCTGTGCTACGAGATGAACGGCACTCCGCTCACGCCCGAACACGGGGCACCGTTGCGGCTGGTTACGCCGCTCAAGTATGGCATCAAGCACATCAAGCGCATCGGTACCATTGCCTTCCTCGACCAACGCCCGCCCGATTATTGGGCCGTTCGGGGCTACGATTGGCACGCTGGCCATTAG
- a CDS encoding cytochrome b/b6 domain-containing protein produces MKKLVEKHPLAIRWFHWINFPVLALMIWSGILIYWANDVYRLGWGNVTLLKFFPKSFYQAFHVDHKLAQGMAWHFVLMWVFALNGLLYVSYTLVSGEWRALVPNRHSFASAWQTVLHDLGIRKEPLPPQKFNGAQQIAYTSVVLMGAGSLLTGLAIYKPVQFAWLTSLLGGYEWARIEHFTLTVGYVLFFVVHIAQVVRAGWNNFRAMVAGFEIVDEPAVQPSSASLPTVASAAPSSQA; encoded by the coding sequence ATGAAAAAATTAGTTGAAAAGCATCCGTTGGCCATTCGTTGGTTTCACTGGATCAACTTCCCGGTGCTGGCCCTGATGATCTGGAGCGGCATCCTGATTTATTGGGCCAATGACGTGTACCGCCTTGGCTGGGGTAACGTCACGCTGCTGAAGTTTTTTCCGAAGTCGTTTTACCAGGCGTTTCACGTCGATCATAAGCTGGCGCAAGGCATGGCGTGGCACTTTGTGCTGATGTGGGTTTTTGCCCTGAACGGGCTGCTGTACGTGAGCTACACGCTCGTGTCGGGCGAGTGGCGAGCGCTGGTGCCCAACCGCCACAGCTTCGCCAGCGCCTGGCAAACTGTGCTACACGACCTGGGCATCCGCAAGGAGCCGCTGCCGCCGCAGAAGTTCAATGGTGCCCAGCAAATCGCGTACACGTCGGTGGTGCTGATGGGGGCGGGGTCGCTGCTGACGGGCCTTGCCATTTACAAGCCTGTGCAGTTCGCGTGGCTGACCTCGCTGCTGGGGGGGTACGAATGGGCGCGCATCGAGCATTTCACCCTGACCGTTGGCTACGTGCTGTTTTTTGTGGTGCACATCGCGCAGGTGGTCAGAGCGGGCTGGAACAACTTCCGCGCCATGGTCGCCGGCTTTGAAATCGTGGACGAACCGGCCGTGCAGCCGTCAAGCGCCTCATTACCGACGGTGGCCTCTGCCGCGCCTTCGTCCCAGGCTTAA
- a CDS encoding DUF1223 domain-containing protein: MKRFAFALLLCVTAASAAVFRNVLPMGRQQDAAGKVPVVVELFTSEGCSSCPAADAALRELETTQTIAGVEVIVLGQHVDYWNNLGWKDPFSSAVFTRRQRDYAALFGTGSYTPQAIVNGQYEFVGSQQKLVAQSIAKAAKAPRATVTLARSNNMLVVTVANLPAGTGPAEVLLALNESGLSSQVGRGENSGRLLRHASVVRSLRPLGTTLDNGTFSATAPLNLNAQWKAQNLRAVVLVQEKASRHIVGSASLPLHEAALTSRN, from the coding sequence ATGAAACGCTTCGCCTTCGCTCTGCTGCTTTGCGTGACGGCCGCTTCGGCCGCAGTGTTCAGGAACGTCTTGCCGATGGGGCGCCAGCAGGATGCGGCGGGCAAGGTGCCGGTAGTGGTGGAGCTCTTCACTTCGGAAGGATGTTCGAGCTGCCCGGCGGCCGATGCGGCCTTGCGCGAACTCGAAACCACGCAGACTATTGCGGGCGTGGAGGTGATCGTGTTGGGCCAGCACGTCGATTATTGGAACAACCTGGGCTGGAAAGACCCCTTCTCGTCCGCCGTCTTCACCCGCCGCCAGCGCGACTACGCCGCCCTATTCGGCACGGGCTCGTACACGCCCCAAGCCATCGTAAATGGCCAGTACGAATTTGTGGGCAGCCAGCAAAAGCTTGTAGCACAGTCCATTGCCAAGGCTGCCAAAGCGCCTCGCGCCACTGTTACCCTGGCCCGCTCGAATAATATGCTGGTCGTAACCGTAGCCAACCTGCCCGCCGGCACCGGCCCAGCCGAGGTGCTGCTTGCCTTGAACGAAAGCGGCCTGTCGAGCCAAGTGGGCCGGGGCGAAAATTCGGGCCGGTTGCTCCGACACGCGTCCGTGGTGCGAAGCCTGCGCCCATTGGGCACTACCCTCGACAACGGCACCTTCTCGGCCACAGCCCCGCTAAACCTGAATGCGCAGTGGAAAGCCCAAAACCTGCGCGCCGTAGTGCTGGTACAGGAAAAAGCATCGCGCCACATCGTGGGCAGCGCTAGCCTACCGTTGCACGAGGCAGCGTTAACCTCTCGTAACTGA
- a CDS encoding sialate O-acetylesterase, which yields MAGRGAVEAQDTVPNRRVLRLNKEGAWEIAKDPVHFDKAAAGVGPGLTFGKTLAALDTSVVIGLIPCAVGGSGINVWQPGAFYAATNTNPYDDAIRRAKAAMQSGTLAGIIWHQGESDSKPDLSSAYGKNLTELIARFRRDLQSPDVPFVAGQLPEFQFVQTDSIGKQHVNADAIRVNQAVAQLKKTVPHYDYVTAEGTRDRGDRLHFDAVSARLMGRRYALAIKALQQKNAKARSRVRAK from the coding sequence ATGGCTGGGCGAGGTGCAGTGGAAGCGCAGGATACTGTACCCAACCGACGGGTATTGCGCCTGAACAAAGAAGGCGCCTGGGAGATTGCCAAAGACCCCGTGCACTTCGACAAAGCGGCGGCAGGCGTAGGGCCTGGCCTGACGTTCGGCAAAACGCTGGCCGCCTTGGATACGAGCGTAGTCATTGGCTTGATTCCGTGCGCGGTAGGGGGCTCCGGCATCAATGTCTGGCAGCCGGGCGCCTTCTACGCTGCCACCAATACCAACCCCTACGACGATGCCATCAGGCGGGCCAAAGCGGCCATGCAAAGCGGCACCTTAGCGGGCATTATCTGGCATCAGGGAGAGTCGGACAGCAAGCCCGACTTGAGCTCGGCCTACGGCAAGAACCTTACAGAACTAATTGCCCGCTTCCGCAGGGATTTGCAGTCGCCCGACGTGCCGTTCGTGGCGGGGCAATTGCCGGAATTTCAATTCGTGCAAACAGATAGTATTGGTAAACAACACGTTAACGCAGATGCAATTCGCGTCAACCAAGCCGTGGCCCAGCTAAAAAAGACGGTGCCACACTACGATTACGTCACGGCCGAAGGTACCCGCGACCGTGGCGATAGGCTACATTTTGACGCGGTTTCGGCCCGCCTCATGGGCCGTCGGTATGCCTTGGCTATAAAGGCGCTACAGCAAAAAAATGCCAAAGCTCGTTCACGCGTTAGAGCGAAATAG
- a CDS encoding glycoside hydrolase family 2 protein, with amino-acid sequence MNIRPLLNALTALVLLVGPFASHNLRAQSAQLQNAPGRRILNLNGSWNYIIDPYENGFYDYRREAFDQSKSGKGGYYDNQKPSSKQETELIEYDFDKSAALQVPGDWNSQDPKLLYYEGTIWYKKSFSLTPKPGKRYFLYFGAINYESHIYLNGKKLGMRKGGFTPIQYDITDRLSSTGDNFVIVKADNTRHADEVPTINTDWWNYGGITRDVFIAETPATYITDYKVQLAKNDPNTLAGYVQLSGEGKAGQTVTLNIAEAGIKKSLKTDAEGRATFAVPAKKLTRWSPQNPKLYPVSLTSGSDAVQDRIGFRTIQTKGTDILLNGKSTFLRGISIHDENPLIPGRARGEGDLRMLLTWAKELGCNYVRLAHYPHNEAMLKLADEMGLLVWAEVPVYWTIAWENPATYQNAETQLTDLISMGKNRASIVVWSVGNETPPSDPRLKFMTSLVKKARSLDDTRLISAALELHRDGSKITVDDPLGAELDLTSFNEYAGWYWGGKPSEITQYTFDIKYNKPVIISEFGGDALGGYHADADTRWSEEYQEALYQNQFKMLSGIAGLRGLTPWILTDFRATRRQHPVYQNGFNRKGLISNTGQKKKAFYTVQEYYRQMAQKYDGK; translated from the coding sequence ATGAATATTCGACCTCTGCTGAACGCCCTAACGGCGCTGGTGCTGCTTGTGGGCCCTTTTGCTAGCCACAACCTGCGGGCGCAGTCGGCCCAGTTGCAGAACGCGCCCGGCCGGCGCATTCTCAACTTAAATGGCAGCTGGAACTACATCATCGATCCGTACGAAAACGGCTTTTACGACTACCGCCGCGAAGCTTTTGACCAGTCGAAGTCGGGCAAGGGCGGCTACTACGACAATCAGAAACCTAGCTCGAAGCAGGAAACCGAACTGATTGAGTATGACTTCGATAAGTCGGCGGCGTTGCAGGTGCCCGGCGACTGGAACTCGCAGGACCCGAAGCTGCTCTACTACGAAGGCACCATTTGGTACAAGAAGAGCTTCAGCCTGACGCCGAAACCCGGCAAGCGCTATTTTCTGTATTTCGGAGCGATCAATTACGAATCGCATATCTATTTGAATGGCAAGAAGTTAGGTATGCGCAAAGGCGGCTTCACGCCCATCCAGTACGACATCACCGATCGCCTCAGCAGCACCGGCGACAACTTCGTGATCGTGAAGGCCGACAACACCCGCCACGCCGACGAAGTACCGACCATCAACACCGACTGGTGGAACTACGGCGGCATCACCCGCGACGTGTTCATTGCCGAAACCCCGGCCACCTACATCACCGATTACAAGGTTCAACTGGCCAAAAACGACCCCAACACGCTGGCGGGCTACGTGCAGCTTAGCGGCGAGGGAAAAGCCGGGCAAACCGTGACCCTCAACATTGCCGAAGCCGGCATCAAGAAGAGCCTGAAGACCGACGCCGAAGGCCGCGCCACGTTTGCGGTTCCGGCCAAGAAGCTTACGCGCTGGTCGCCCCAAAACCCGAAGCTGTACCCTGTGAGCCTGACCAGCGGCTCCGATGCGGTGCAGGACCGCATCGGGTTTCGCACCATCCAGACGAAAGGCACGGACATTCTACTCAACGGAAAATCGACCTTTTTGCGCGGCATTTCCATCCACGACGAAAACCCGCTCATTCCAGGTCGGGCGCGCGGTGAAGGCGACCTGCGCATGCTCCTGACTTGGGCTAAAGAGCTCGGTTGCAACTATGTACGCCTGGCGCACTACCCCCACAACGAAGCCATGCTGAAGCTTGCCGACGAGATGGGCCTGCTCGTGTGGGCCGAAGTCCCCGTGTACTGGACCATTGCTTGGGAAAACCCCGCCACTTACCAAAATGCCGAAACGCAGCTCACGGACCTCATTTCGATGGGGAAAAACCGCGCCAGCATCGTGGTGTGGTCGGTGGGCAACGAAACGCCGCCCAGCGACCCGCGTCTGAAATTCATGACCAGCCTGGTCAAGAAAGCCCGCAGCCTCGACGATACCCGCCTGATTTCGGCTGCCTTAGAGTTGCACCGCGATGGCTCTAAAATAACCGTAGACGACCCGCTGGGCGCCGAGCTCGACCTGACCAGCTTCAACGAATATGCCGGTTGGTATTGGGGCGGCAAGCCCAGCGAAATCACGCAGTATACTTTCGACATCAAATACAACAAGCCCGTCATAATCAGTGAGTTTGGCGGCGACGCCCTGGGTGGCTACCACGCCGACGCCGATACCCGCTGGAGCGAGGAATACCAAGAGGCGCTGTACCAAAACCAGTTCAAAATGCTCAGCGGCATTGCCGGCCTGCGCGGTCTGACCCCCTGGATTCTGACCGACTTCCGCGCCACGCGCCGCCAGCACCCCGTATATCAAAACGGCTTCAATCGCAAAGGCTTGATTTCCAATACGGGGCAAAAGAAGAAAGCTTTTTACACCGTGCAGGAATATTACCGCCAAATGGCGCAGAAATACGATGGCAAATAA
- a CDS encoding LacI family DNA-binding transcriptional regulator, whose amino-acid sequence MSSVNLKRLAQELNLSISAVSKALRDSHEIAVDTKERVRALARELRYEPNPHASSLRRQKSKTIGVVIPEVANSFFSLVINGIEEVARHNGYHVLIYLTHEDHTREAAIAQYLANGRVDGILMSVASESADFAHLQELKNKNIPIVFFDRVCEEMATVRVTTNDFESGYKATQHLLEAGCRRIAYLLISEHLSIGQKRMQGYQQALEDHAIPFDANLIVSGHQSNEHNRMLIQQLLETQKVDGIFASVERLAISSYEACKALNLSIPGDVKIIGFSNLEIASLLDPPLTAIKQPAYAMGREAACILFTALDKNRALTASQSLVLNSELIERKSTARN is encoded by the coding sequence ATGAGTAGCGTTAACCTGAAAAGGCTTGCCCAAGAATTAAATTTATCCATCTCGGCTGTTTCGAAAGCCCTTCGCGACAGCCATGAAATCGCCGTTGATACCAAAGAGCGCGTCAGGGCGCTGGCACGTGAGCTGCGGTACGAGCCCAATCCGCACGCCAGCAGTTTGCGGCGCCAAAAAAGCAAGACCATCGGCGTGGTTATTCCGGAGGTCGCCAATAGCTTCTTCTCGTTGGTAATCAACGGCATAGAGGAAGTAGCACGCCACAACGGCTACCACGTACTCATTTACCTCACCCACGAAGACCACACCCGCGAGGCCGCCATCGCGCAATATCTGGCCAACGGGCGCGTGGACGGCATCCTGATGTCGGTGGCCAGCGAAAGCGCCGATTTTGCGCACTTGCAGGAGCTCAAAAACAAGAACATTCCCATCGTTTTCTTCGACCGGGTGTGCGAGGAAATGGCCACGGTCAGGGTAACGACCAACGACTTTGAGAGCGGCTACAAAGCCACGCAGCACTTGTTGGAGGCCGGCTGCCGACGCATTGCGTACCTGCTGATTTCCGAACATCTGTCCATCGGGCAGAAGCGCATGCAAGGTTACCAACAAGCCCTTGAAGATCACGCGATTCCATTTGATGCCAACCTGATTGTAAGTGGCCACCAGAGCAACGAGCACAACCGTATGCTGATTCAGCAGCTGCTCGAAACGCAAAAGGTCGACGGCATTTTTGCTTCCGTAGAGCGCTTGGCCATAAGCAGTTACGAGGCCTGCAAAGCCCTGAACCTGAGCATCCCCGGGGACGTCAAGATCATCGGCTTTTCCAACCTGGAAATCGCTTCCCTGCTCGATCCGCCGCTCACGGCCATCAAGCAGCCGGCCTATGCCATGGGCCGCGAAGCCGCCTGCATCCTGTTTACGGCCTTGGATAAAAACCGAGCCCTAACCGCTTCGCAAAGCCTGGTTCTGAACTCCGAGCTGATCGAACGGAAGTCAACGGCCCGCAACTAA
- a CDS encoding thioredoxin family protein, translated as MRFLALCLFALLIAFGATAQSVPAVTWTADLNAALQQAKASNKPVLAVFSGSDWCKPCIMLKQEVFDKPEFAQYAQDKFVLARFDFPRSKKNKLPATQTKLNEQAAAQLNKEGSFPLVVLLSPEGKVLAKTGYRPGGPAAYDAYLTQLLAKK; from the coding sequence ATGCGTTTCCTTGCTCTGTGTCTTTTCGCGCTGCTGATTGCTTTCGGGGCTACCGCGCAGTCGGTGCCCGCCGTTACCTGGACTGCCGACCTGAATGCGGCTTTGCAACAAGCAAAAGCTTCCAACAAACCGGTACTGGCGGTTTTTTCGGGTTCTGACTGGTGCAAGCCCTGCATCATGCTCAAGCAGGAAGTATTTGATAAGCCTGAATTTGCGCAATACGCGCAGGACAAGTTTGTGCTGGCCCGCTTCGACTTTCCGCGCAGCAAGAAAAACAAGCTGCCCGCCACCCAAACCAAGCTCAACGAGCAGGCCGCGGCCCAACTAAACAAAGAAGGTTCGTTTCCGCTGGTGGTGCTGTTGTCGCCCGAAGGCAAAGTGCTGGCCAAGACCGGCTACCGCCCCGGTGGTCCCGCCGCCTACGACGCTTACCTGACGCAGTTGCTGGCCAAGAAATAA
- a CDS encoding FAD:protein FMN transferase, which translates to MRSPLTLPDAFWQKASALLLFSILLTSSFIAHAQPTAPKARNFTRSAHLMGSHFTFTAVSADDSLAWRAIRAGIREAQRIDRLCSYWDSTSQITQVNRAAGLHPVVVDQEVYDLIARTLKLSALSGGAFDVTFAGGEKIYKFDRQEHAALPDSAVVRASVRRIGYEKVLLNPAAHSVMLQEKGMRMNLAGILQGYGVRRAQALMKQMGIQGGLINGSGDVSCWGRQGDGSLWRIAIGDPAYPQSVSSWLTVTDMAVVTAGNYEQYFTVKGKYYGHIINPHTGYPATGLRSVTIICPDVEVADGLDEVVFVKGPEEGLAFINRLQGIDCALITNAGRTLTSKGMTANYYSNPKSQAASASKP; encoded by the coding sequence GTGCGCAGCCCTCTGACCCTCCCCGACGCTTTCTGGCAAAAGGCGTCGGCGCTGCTCCTGTTCAGCATTCTACTGACTAGCAGCTTTATAGCCCACGCCCAACCGACGGCGCCTAAAGCCCGCAATTTCACGCGCAGTGCTCATTTAATGGGCTCTCACTTTACGTTTACGGCGGTTTCGGCCGACGATTCGCTGGCGTGGAGAGCCATTCGGGCGGGCATACGGGAGGCCCAGCGCATCGACCGACTGTGTTCGTACTGGGATTCTACGTCGCAGATTACGCAGGTTAACCGCGCCGCGGGCCTGCATCCGGTGGTTGTGGATCAAGAGGTGTACGATCTGATTGCTCGCACGCTGAAGCTCTCGGCGCTGAGCGGCGGCGCTTTTGACGTCACCTTCGCCGGGGGCGAGAAAATCTACAAGTTCGACCGCCAGGAGCACGCCGCCCTCCCCGACTCGGCCGTGGTGCGCGCTTCGGTGCGCCGCATCGGCTACGAGAAAGTGCTGCTTAACCCGGCCGCTCATTCCGTGATGCTTCAGGAAAAAGGCATGCGCATGAACCTGGCGGGCATTCTGCAAGGCTACGGGGTGCGCCGCGCCCAGGCCCTGATGAAGCAAATGGGCATCCAGGGCGGTCTGATCAACGGCTCAGGCGACGTATCGTGCTGGGGCCGGCAGGGCGATGGCTCGCTGTGGCGCATTGCCATCGGCGATCCGGCTTATCCGCAGTCGGTTTCGTCGTGGCTTACCGTGACCGACATGGCTGTGGTGACGGCCGGCAACTACGAGCAGTACTTCACGGTAAAGGGCAAATACTACGGCCACATCATCAATCCGCATACGGGCTACCCGGCCACGGGCTTGCGCTCAGTGACTATCATCTGCCCCGACGTAGAAGTAGCCGATGGCCTCGACGAAGTGGTGTTTGTGAAAGGTCCGGAAGAAGGGTTGGCCTTTATTAATCGCCTTCAGGGCATCGATTGTGCACTTATCACCAACGCCGGCCGTACGCTGACTTCCAAAGGCATGACTGCCAACTACTACTCCAACCCTAAGTCTCAGGCAGCTTCTGCTTCCAAACCATGA
- a CDS encoding DUF4266 domain-containing protein, translating into MTKILKTNPWPRLILGLVLALAGSSGLASCVSVAAYQKVYLNDEDMKLANKRIEVYETNFESYREGAGGANGGKVGGGCGCN; encoded by the coding sequence ATGACCAAGATCCTGAAAACAAATCCTTGGCCTCGCCTGATTTTGGGGCTAGTACTAGCGCTGGCAGGCAGCAGCGGCTTGGCAAGCTGTGTATCGGTGGCGGCTTACCAGAAGGTGTACCTCAACGACGAGGACATGAAGCTAGCCAACAAGCGCATCGAAGTGTACGAAACCAACTTCGAGAGCTACCGCGAAGGCGCTGGCGGAGCCAACGGAGGCAAGGTAGGTGGCGGCTGCGGTTGCAACTAA